In a genomic window of Methanomassiliicoccus sp.:
- a CDS encoding flavin reductase family protein has translation MDKVSLGPRPYLTAMPIVLVGANVEGKPNYMAVAWAGVACMDPPMIAVAINKVRHTEKGIAENGTFSVNIPSSKQSVETDHCGIVSGGKEDKSAIFDTFYGKLETAPLIGEFPVNIECRLGHTLELGSHNLHVGEVVDVHVDRDCLTNNLPDHRKIDAMVYAGNEYSRIGEVVSKAFSVGRSYKKK, from the coding sequence ATGGATAAGGTATCTCTTGGCCCCAGGCCATACTTGACCGCGATGCCCATAGTGCTCGTCGGCGCGAATGTCGAAGGAAAACCGAACTACATGGCCGTGGCTTGGGCAGGGGTCGCGTGCATGGACCCTCCCATGATTGCCGTGGCCATCAACAAGGTCAGGCACACCGAGAAGGGTATCGCCGAGAACGGGACGTTCAGCGTGAACATCCCAAGCTCGAAGCAATCGGTGGAGACCGATCACTGTGGCATCGTCTCCGGCGGCAAGGAAGACAAGTCCGCTATTTTCGACACCTTCTATGGCAAGCTCGAGACCGCTCCCCTGATCGGCGAGTTCCCCGTCAACATCGAATGCCGGCTTGGACACACCCTCGAGCTCGGGAGCCACAACCTGCACGTCGGTGAGGTCGTGGACGTTCACGTGGACAGGGATTGCCTGACCAATAACTTGCCCGATCACAGGAAGATCGACGCCATGGTCTACGCCGGCAACGAGTACAGCCGCATCGGCGAGGTCGTCAGCAAGGCGTTCTCGGTCGGAAGGAGCTACAAGAAAAAATGA
- a CDS encoding glutamate synthase-related protein, giving the protein MVDAVNGIKNEAIPPLGGAECEDFVQVPSRILQRMNRYTVTRTDNCIACGLCAALCPTGVHRRIEGHVRMLHPAEARCIGPTCAANDYYCVKNCPTQALTIAPNPIFNSMGDPRWTPDMILATWSQAETGQPIPLDHYTQTGNCGGGFDRIKFPLPPMRGNFEPEEISTAIDLNHRKKGPRVRINLPVYGGGMSFGSISKRTMSARAMTATEWNTFTCTGEGGYPDVLVPYKDHVITQIATGLFGVREETIQRAPIVEFKYAQGAKPGLGGHLLYEKNTPEVAKMREAVPYTSLFSPFPFHSVYSVEDHQKHLDWIHSVNPRALLSVKVSTPNDVEMVAVGSYYAGANIIHLDGGYGGTGAAPEIAKKNIAQPIEYAIPKVHRFLENEGVREDLTLIASGGMRTAMDIAKAIALGADGVVIGTAEMVAMGCVRCGNCESGRGCPRGIATTDKELELLNEIPTQARRLSNLYRSWQMQWKELLHRLEMTDIRELRGRTDLLRYDGVPGRMTL; this is encoded by the coding sequence ATGGTGGACGCGGTCAACGGAATAAAGAACGAAGCTATCCCGCCGTTGGGCGGGGCGGAGTGCGAGGACTTCGTCCAGGTCCCCTCCCGCATACTGCAGCGGATGAACCGGTACACGGTGACGAGGACGGACAACTGCATCGCCTGCGGCCTGTGCGCCGCCCTGTGCCCCACCGGGGTGCACCGGAGGATCGAAGGCCACGTGAGGATGCTTCACCCGGCGGAAGCGCGCTGCATAGGACCAACCTGCGCCGCTAACGATTACTACTGCGTGAAGAACTGTCCGACCCAGGCGCTGACCATCGCGCCTAATCCGATATTCAACAGCATGGGCGACCCCCGGTGGACGCCGGACATGATCCTGGCGACCTGGTCGCAGGCCGAGACCGGCCAGCCCATCCCTCTGGACCACTACACCCAGACGGGCAACTGCGGCGGCGGGTTCGACCGCATCAAGTTCCCCCTGCCCCCGATGCGGGGCAACTTCGAACCGGAGGAGATCTCCACCGCCATCGACCTCAACCACAGGAAGAAAGGTCCGAGGGTCAGGATCAACCTGCCCGTATATGGCGGAGGGATGTCCTTCGGCTCCATCAGCAAGCGGACGATGTCCGCCCGGGCCATGACCGCGACGGAGTGGAACACCTTCACCTGCACCGGGGAGGGCGGCTATCCCGACGTCCTCGTGCCGTACAAGGATCACGTTATCACGCAGATTGCCACCGGGCTGTTCGGTGTTCGGGAGGAGACCATCCAGCGCGCTCCCATCGTTGAGTTCAAGTACGCCCAGGGGGCCAAGCCCGGACTAGGCGGGCACCTGCTGTACGAGAAGAATACTCCGGAGGTAGCGAAGATGAGGGAGGCGGTGCCGTACACCTCGCTGTTCTCGCCGTTCCCCTTCCACAGCGTGTACTCGGTCGAGGACCACCAGAAGCACCTCGACTGGATCCACTCGGTAAATCCCAGAGCGCTGCTGTCGGTCAAGGTGTCCACCCCTAACGACGTGGAGATGGTCGCTGTCGGTTCCTACTACGCGGGAGCGAACATCATCCATCTGGACGGCGGGTACGGAGGCACCGGCGCGGCGCCGGAGATCGCCAAGAAGAACATCGCCCAGCCGATCGAGTACGCCATTCCCAAGGTGCACCGCTTCCTCGAGAACGAGGGAGTCAGGGAGGATCTGACCCTCATCGCCAGCGGAGGAATGAGGACGGCCATGGACATCGCCAAAGCGATCGCATTGGGCGCGGACGGCGTGGTCATCGGGACGGCCGAGATGGTGGCCATGGGCTGCGTGAGGTGCGGTAACTGCGAGAGCGGCCGGGGCTGCCCCCGCGGTATCGCCACCACCGACAAGGAGCTCGAGCTGCTGAACGAGATACCGACCCAGGCGAGGCGGCTTTCCAACCTCTACCGCTCCTGGCAGATGCAGTGGAAGGAGCTGCTGCACCGGCTGGAGATGACCGACATCAGAGAGCTGAGAGGTCGCACGGATCTGCTCCGCTACGACGGAGTCCCCGGGAGGATGACGCTATGA
- a CDS encoding GNAT family N-acetyltransferase yields MTSHDYFVLSSDQKNEWLEVTDAAERLDISYHPDYVHALECLRSNVSVFGGRGHMFVLESLGKRVVYPFMLRPLSELDQGLSGFDISSPYGYSGPALISAEGTTVQIGDAFRKAFNGYCSEKGVVTEFCRVNPYLNGCDPGNDGVFVDHGPLVHVNLLQEREFIVRNFNRNCRGAIRKAERSGATVRIADKSPTEILRFKSIYDDTMVRNQARAEYSFPEGFYRRLAAMDEASLFVVEVEDHIVSAAWFLAYGNCVQYFLSGVDETGRKIGASNLLLSGAIEHYKTKGLSLMCLGGGHGESDSLLRFKLSFSSTTSPFRSYHKVHDHEAFKEICRVAGVEENLENYFPPYRAISGQGR; encoded by the coding sequence ATGACCTCCCATGACTACTTTGTCCTGAGCTCTGATCAAAAAAACGAATGGTTGGAGGTGACGGATGCTGCCGAGCGGTTGGACATATCGTATCATCCCGACTACGTCCACGCCCTGGAATGCCTCCGCTCCAACGTCAGTGTGTTCGGCGGCAGAGGCCATATGTTCGTCCTTGAATCTCTCGGAAAGAGAGTCGTTTATCCTTTCATGCTCAGACCGCTCTCGGAGCTGGATCAGGGATTGTCTGGTTTCGACATTTCCTCACCGTATGGATATTCGGGGCCGGCTTTGATCTCCGCCGAAGGGACGACCGTTCAAATCGGCGATGCTTTCCGAAAGGCCTTCAACGGCTATTGCTCGGAGAAAGGCGTGGTGACGGAGTTCTGCCGAGTCAATCCATATTTGAATGGTTGCGATCCTGGGAACGATGGCGTCTTCGTCGACCACGGTCCGTTGGTACATGTCAATCTGCTCCAGGAAAGGGAGTTTATCGTCCGGAATTTCAACCGTAACTGCCGTGGTGCGATCAGGAAGGCCGAGCGATCCGGGGCCACCGTTCGTATCGCTGACAAGAGCCCGACGGAGATTCTGCGATTCAAGAGCATCTACGATGATACGATGGTCCGCAATCAGGCCAGGGCCGAATATTCGTTCCCCGAAGGATTCTACCGCCGCCTCGCCGCCATGGATGAAGCGTCCTTGTTCGTGGTCGAGGTCGAGGATCATATCGTCTCGGCAGCGTGGTTCCTGGCCTACGGCAACTGCGTTCAATACTTCCTATCAGGCGTCGATGAGACGGGGCGGAAGATAGGCGCATCCAACCTCCTCCTTTCAGGGGCCATCGAACATTATAAGACAAAGGGGTTGAGCCTGATGTGCCTGGGGGGCGGGCACGGTGAAAGTGACTCTCTGCTGAGGTTCAAGCTCTCGTTCTCATCCACCACCTCGCCTTTCCGGTCCTACCACAAGGTTCACGATCACGAGGCGTTCAAGGAGATCTGCAGGGTCGCGGGAGTGGAAGAGAACTTGGAGAATTACTTTCCTCCGTACAGGGCGATCAGCGGCCAAGGTCGATGA
- a CDS encoding MarC family protein yields MDATYFVTVLVTLFAIINPVGNVAIFEAVTSCFDATTKRTVAKRAIIFSAAVLLAFGIFGDIIFRIFGITLPGFRVMGGILLFYLGFNLVEGQGTTHKVSEECTQEEAISVAIVPLTIPLYAGPGSIAVTMVLVSQSTGPVDLLLTLGAVLIILGLSYVLIVNSEAVFKRLGKNGSIAFTRIMGVLLAGMGTTFVISGIIDAVKQAGLG; encoded by the coding sequence ATGGACGCCACTTACTTCGTAACCGTCCTAGTCACGCTGTTCGCCATCATCAACCCAGTCGGCAACGTGGCGATATTCGAGGCGGTGACCAGCTGCTTCGATGCTACGACCAAGCGGACGGTGGCGAAGCGGGCGATAATCTTCTCTGCCGCGGTGCTGCTGGCGTTCGGCATCTTCGGAGACATCATCTTCCGCATCTTCGGGATCACCCTGCCGGGGTTCAGGGTGATGGGCGGCATTCTGCTTTTCTATCTGGGCTTCAACCTGGTGGAGGGACAGGGGACGACGCACAAGGTCTCCGAGGAATGCACGCAGGAGGAGGCGATCTCGGTGGCCATCGTCCCCCTGACCATCCCGCTCTATGCCGGCCCCGGCTCGATCGCCGTGACCATGGTCCTGGTGTCCCAGTCCACAGGACCGGTGGACCTGCTGCTGACTCTGGGGGCGGTGCTCATCATCCTCGGCCTATCCTATGTCCTGATCGTTAACAGCGAGGCCGTTTTCAAGCGTCTGGGAAAGAACGGATCCATCGCCTTCACCAGGATCATGGGTGTGCTGCTGGCCGGGATGGGCACGACCTTCGTCATCTCTGGCATCATCGATGCGGTCAAGCAGGCGGGCCTGGGCTGA
- a CDS encoding 4Fe-4S binding protein — MASIMKGSTKAMMDEVKANDKSMSSAMHGWIYAKYTWQYLWSMYNIRLKYAGQAGKEKWAQHYHSKVLTFDQARSIIDLDHDIPLRDLEKVVPYETAREFLVKAPAEVVLYECACRRATGGKERGCQPSQVCMVIGKPFTDFILEAHPDLTRRVTKEEALQLLKEEDERGHIHTAWFKDAMLDRFYSICNCCKCHCIGIKAMKEFGAQMIAPSGYSASVDAELCNSCGKCAEVCAFDAIVADKKTVVYDVAKCMGCGACVTLCPTNARKLVRDESKGIPLDVSTMDRQVMEQPRKV, encoded by the coding sequence ATGGCCTCGATCATGAAGGGAAGTACGAAGGCGATGATGGACGAGGTGAAGGCGAACGACAAGAGCATGTCCTCGGCGATGCACGGATGGATCTACGCGAAGTATACCTGGCAATACCTGTGGTCAATGTACAACATCCGGTTGAAGTACGCGGGACAGGCCGGGAAGGAGAAGTGGGCCCAGCATTACCACTCGAAGGTGCTCACCTTCGATCAAGCGCGATCGATCATCGATCTCGACCACGACATCCCGCTGCGCGATCTGGAGAAGGTGGTGCCGTACGAAACGGCCAGAGAGTTCCTCGTCAAGGCTCCGGCGGAGGTCGTATTGTACGAATGCGCCTGCCGGCGGGCCACCGGGGGCAAGGAAAGGGGATGCCAGCCCTCCCAGGTGTGCATGGTCATCGGCAAGCCGTTCACCGACTTCATCTTGGAAGCGCATCCCGACCTCACCCGCCGGGTGACCAAGGAGGAGGCGCTGCAGCTGCTGAAGGAGGAGGACGAGAGGGGGCACATCCACACCGCCTGGTTCAAGGATGCCATGCTCGACCGGTTTTACTCGATCTGCAACTGCTGCAAGTGCCACTGCATCGGCATCAAGGCCATGAAGGAGTTCGGGGCCCAGATGATCGCTCCCTCCGGTTACTCGGCGAGCGTCGATGCCGAGCTGTGCAACTCCTGCGGCAAGTGCGCCGAGGTGTGCGCGTTCGACGCGATCGTAGCTGACAAGAAGACCGTGGTCTACGACGTGGCCAAATGCATGGGGTGCGGGGCGTGCGTGACCCTCTGCCCGACCAACGCGCGTAAGCTAGTAAGGGACGAGAGCAAGGGCATCCCCCTGGACGTGAGCACGATGGACCGGCAGGTCATGGAGCAGCCCAGGAAGGTCTAG
- a CDS encoding fibronectin type III domain-containing protein yields MRSSTNHKAPAVVVLFLAVVIAITAFIPMAATAAVPDAPTGLTATPENAQVQLSWTAPTGNVTGYKIYRSAGSGETILASIGNSTTTYTDGSVSSGITYTYTVSAVNEDGEGAHSNSDEAAISASAPSAPQSLRATIGDAQVTLTWSAPTSDGGASINHYIVYQDGVDVSHPTTTSAIITGLTNGQAYSFAVAANNSVGDSDRSSSVSATPNSTTAVPGAPTGLSATPGDAQVALSWTAPTTAGGAAIDYYIVYQDGVDVAHPTTTSATITGLTNGQAYSFSVAAHNSAGAGSPTASVSVTPSSTAIAPNAPTALSATPGSGEVYLSWLAPVNNGGAAIDYYIVYRDGVDIAHPALVYTTISGLQNDRAYIFTVAAHNSAGTSGQSSSVVVTPSSSISAPSAPTNLEINAGDGKVTLSWNAPTNAGSAAIDYYIVYQDDVDVAHTSSTSIVIDGLTNGQSYKFEVAAHNSVGIGARTTELAATPAVSNDNLILLVILVVVGIAGLFLVTRMQKRRNISDSDEDEDAEQFDQPLAPAAPVAQVPQTTTTRPIESQIGVGDASDESVVLCPRCGRPNSGRTNCVFCGKKLK; encoded by the coding sequence ATGAGATCAAGTACTAATCATAAGGCGCCTGCCGTGGTTGTGTTATTCCTGGCGGTAGTGATCGCGATCACCGCGTTCATTCCCATGGCCGCAACAGCCGCTGTTCCGGATGCCCCTACAGGTTTGACGGCGACCCCTGAAAATGCTCAAGTTCAATTGAGCTGGACCGCACCGACAGGCAATGTCACCGGTTACAAAATCTATCGCAGTGCTGGTTCTGGCGAAACCATTCTGGCAAGTATCGGCAATAGCACGACCACATATACAGATGGTTCAGTCAGTAGTGGCATTACCTACACTTACACAGTAAGTGCGGTGAACGAGGATGGAGAGGGTGCACACTCTAATTCGGACGAAGCTGCCATATCAGCGTCCGCACCCTCTGCCCCACAATCTCTGAGGGCCACAATCGGTGATGCTCAGGTCACCCTTACTTGGTCTGCACCGACCAGTGACGGCGGGGCGTCGATCAACCACTATATTGTCTATCAGGACGGAGTGGATGTCAGTCATCCCACGACTACCTCCGCTATCATCACCGGGCTGACCAATGGGCAGGCCTACTCTTTCGCGGTAGCAGCGAACAATTCCGTGGGAGACAGTGATAGGTCATCGTCCGTGTCGGCCACGCCCAACTCAACCACCGCCGTGCCGGGAGCCCCTACTGGATTATCGGCGACTCCCGGGGACGCTCAGGTCGCGCTGAGCTGGACTGCACCGACCACTGCGGGGGGAGCAGCCATCGACTACTATATCGTCTACCAGGACGGAGTGGACGTCGCGCACCCGACCACAACTTCGGCGACCATAACTGGCCTCACCAACGGACAAGCCTACTCCTTCTCCGTGGCCGCCCACAATTCAGCTGGTGCGGGATCGCCGACCGCATCGGTGTCAGTAACGCCGTCCTCCACCGCAATCGCGCCCAACGCGCCCACCGCCCTTAGCGCCACCCCGGGATCCGGAGAGGTCTATCTGTCGTGGCTGGCGCCGGTCAACAACGGCGGAGCGGCCATCGACTACTACATCGTATATCGGGATGGAGTGGATATAGCGCATCCCGCGCTGGTCTACACCACCATCAGCGGCCTCCAGAACGACCGAGCGTACATTTTCACCGTGGCTGCCCACAACTCAGCGGGCACCAGCGGGCAGTCCTCATCGGTGGTCGTGACTCCTTCCTCATCGATAAGTGCCCCCAGCGCCCCGACTAACCTAGAAATCAACGCTGGTGACGGGAAGGTCACCTTGTCCTGGAACGCACCTACGAACGCAGGCAGTGCAGCCATCGACTACTATATCGTCTACCAGGACGACGTGGACGTTGCGCATACTTCCTCGACCTCCATCGTCATCGATGGGCTGACCAATGGCCAGAGCTACAAGTTCGAGGTTGCCGCCCACAACTCCGTGGGGATCGGTGCACGTACCACGGAGCTGGCAGCCACCCCGGCCGTTTCCAACGACAATCTGATACTGCTTGTCATCCTGGTCGTCGTCGGTATCGCCGGATTGTTCCTCGTCACAAGGATGCAGAAGCGGAGAAATATCTCCGACTCGGACGAGGACGAGGATGCGGAACAGTTCGACCAACCGCTCGCACCAGCCGCCCCCGTTGCCCAGGTACCGCAGACCACGACCACCCGCCCCATCGAGTCTCAGATTGGCGTGGGGGATGCGTCTGATGAGTCGGTGGTGCTGTGCCCGAGGTGCGGAAGGCCTAACTCCGGGAGAACGAACTGCGTGTTCTGCGGGAAGAAGCTCAAGTGA
- a CDS encoding glutamate synthase-related protein — protein sequence MYHHYHIDKKELPLGPNPVGKMLVTRSAACMNCGRCTLACVYKVHERSPVDPRVMWEPHSHLCKNCLKCVENCPQRALEVRISPVYSNLGEGIWTPTRVTTMWNESQTGKLPVFGAGYRGMFVGPGYDSMWTDMSEIVRPTRDGIHGREYISTTVDLGARVDHLEFGPSGQLLTAMPPIVQVPLPILMDVSRLTDLGTKALEGLIKAASTLGTFLFIPAEAKLPAGLGEAEGCLAPVFSSGKTAAPTVAAPKIVEFEMSPRWKEDLAALRSRFPGAVIAVRVPVSKGIEELAVDLVSGGVDVLHLLYDEQGKEQGTDRLARDSLLAINKALAQKSLREAVSILAAGGLAAAEHVPKSIICGADAVVLERALKVALGCHANASCPVCPMTDDKIDREFAYWRTINMIGAWRDQLLEVMGAMGVREARRLRGEIGRAIFYEDAERDAFANIQGGA from the coding sequence ATGTACCATCACTATCACATCGACAAGAAGGAGCTGCCCCTGGGGCCGAACCCCGTGGGCAAGATGCTGGTGACCCGCAGTGCCGCCTGCATGAACTGTGGGCGGTGCACCCTGGCCTGCGTGTACAAGGTGCACGAGCGGTCGCCGGTCGATCCCCGGGTCATGTGGGAACCGCACAGCCACCTGTGCAAGAACTGCCTGAAGTGCGTGGAGAACTGTCCCCAGCGGGCCTTGGAGGTCCGCATCTCGCCGGTTTACTCGAACCTGGGCGAAGGCATCTGGACGCCGACCCGGGTGACGACCATGTGGAACGAGTCTCAGACCGGGAAGCTGCCGGTGTTCGGGGCCGGGTACCGCGGCATGTTCGTGGGACCTGGCTACGACTCAATGTGGACGGACATGTCTGAGATCGTTCGGCCGACGAGGGACGGCATCCATGGTCGGGAGTACATCTCGACCACCGTGGACCTGGGAGCCAGGGTCGACCACCTGGAGTTCGGCCCCTCCGGCCAGCTGCTGACGGCGATGCCCCCCATCGTCCAGGTGCCCCTGCCCATCCTCATGGATGTTAGCCGCCTCACCGACCTCGGGACGAAGGCCCTGGAAGGCCTGATAAAGGCGGCCAGCACGCTGGGTACATTCCTATTCATCCCTGCCGAGGCCAAGCTTCCGGCGGGACTGGGCGAGGCCGAGGGGTGCCTGGCCCCGGTGTTCTCCTCCGGCAAGACAGCGGCGCCGACGGTCGCCGCTCCAAAGATCGTGGAGTTCGAGATGTCGCCTCGCTGGAAGGAGGACCTCGCGGCCCTTAGGTCGAGGTTCCCCGGCGCGGTCATCGCCGTTCGGGTCCCTGTCTCCAAGGGCATCGAGGAGCTGGCGGTCGACCTCGTCTCGGGTGGAGTGGACGTGCTGCATTTGCTGTACGATGAACAAGGTAAGGAGCAGGGAACGGACCGCTTGGCCCGGGATTCCCTGCTCGCGATCAACAAGGCGCTGGCCCAGAAGTCCCTGCGCGAGGCGGTCAGCATTCTGGCTGCTGGGGGCCTGGCGGCGGCCGAGCACGTGCCCAAGAGCATCATCTGCGGGGCCGACGCCGTCGTCCTCGAACGGGCGCTCAAGGTCGCCCTGGGCTGCCACGCCAACGCCAGCTGTCCGGTCTGCCCCATGACCGACGACAAGATCGACCGGGAGTTCGCCTACTGGCGGACGATCAACATGATCGGGGCGTGGAGAGATCAGTTGCTCGAGGTAATGGGCGCGATGGGCGTCCGCGAAGCGAGGAGGCTGCGCGGCGAGATAGGCAGGGCGATCTTCTACGAGGATGCCGAAAGGGACGCCTTCGCCAACATCCAGGGAGGTGCTTGA
- a CDS encoding FAD-binding protein, with protein MRRNVPMNAVPSDQVVNPVKEKTIDPWRVHPHAEDLFREHDEPVQGKLASELAALKIPDLRVLSASGAKALYSRDQADVPDMMKSAMFRSMPDVVVQPFSVEAIQGVMRFATEKRVPVIVRGAGSSPFGGSMPVTGGIVVDMNAMDQVLTLDPAAATVKVQAGIRWADLEWYLEKKGLSVRSLPSSRFSTVGGWVVAGGIGIGSVSSGRLINSVLALDIVTASGEMKTVAPGDGMFAPVFGSEGQLAVVTAITLKVRPRPSATYPQLVFFDDLPSAISYANALATTKHKPMDLTYYSPIKFKAFNQVMHRDDYPVAHGILVTYEGKNDPANVVPVPAGAKVAPLYLAHLMANERFFPMKSRRLGPGLMGAEVLAPRANLAKIVEKALEVCARHGIEPMLEVHFLDDGDGMLLCYYITNQTRQLKYTMDSFRGLLISKALYDEGAKPYSFGVWNHSFADQADPEEAKALAEAKKQLDPQNIMNRGKYPHLGGKFGGLPAAFFSPAVLGSALRLVNKLGKVSATGINVIASGDLMVREEKDELLDAADQCAMCGACVGVCPAYTLTRDERVTARGKLLTARQMSTGKPISEEHAHLTFLCMRCKACEQVCQSKLALVPLYEIMERKLAQQHGRDDEQIKRFIEVAEHSAFYDALVDRGLVLGAPGKNVEGRL; from the coding sequence ATGAGGAGAAATGTCCCCATGAACGCCGTTCCGTCCGATCAGGTAGTAAACCCTGTGAAAGAGAAAACAATAGATCCGTGGAGGGTCCACCCGCATGCCGAGGACCTCTTCCGGGAGCACGATGAGCCAGTCCAGGGCAAGCTCGCTTCCGAGCTCGCCGCGTTGAAGATACCAGACCTAAGGGTTTTGTCGGCGAGCGGCGCGAAAGCGCTGTATTCGAGAGACCAGGCGGACGTGCCGGACATGATGAAGTCGGCCATGTTCCGCTCGATGCCCGATGTCGTCGTCCAGCCGTTCTCGGTGGAGGCGATCCAGGGCGTCATGAGGTTCGCCACGGAAAAGCGGGTGCCGGTGATCGTCAGGGGTGCGGGTTCCTCGCCCTTCGGCGGATCGATGCCCGTGACCGGCGGTATCGTCGTGGACATGAACGCCATGGACCAGGTGCTGACCCTCGATCCGGCGGCCGCCACCGTGAAGGTGCAGGCGGGCATCCGGTGGGCGGACCTGGAGTGGTACCTTGAGAAGAAAGGCCTGAGCGTGCGCTCGTTGCCGTCCAGCCGCTTCTCCACCGTGGGAGGCTGGGTCGTGGCCGGCGGCATCGGCATCGGCAGTGTATCGTCCGGCAGACTGATCAACTCGGTGCTGGCACTGGACATCGTCACCGCGTCCGGAGAGATGAAGACTGTAGCTCCTGGCGACGGGATGTTCGCTCCGGTCTTCGGCAGCGAGGGGCAGCTGGCGGTCGTCACCGCCATCACCCTGAAGGTACGGCCGAGACCGTCGGCGACCTATCCTCAGCTGGTGTTCTTCGACGACCTTCCGTCGGCCATAAGCTACGCCAACGCTCTGGCCACCACCAAGCACAAGCCGATGGACCTTACTTATTACAGCCCCATCAAGTTCAAGGCGTTCAACCAAGTGATGCACCGCGACGACTATCCCGTGGCTCACGGCATCCTCGTCACCTACGAGGGTAAGAACGACCCGGCCAACGTCGTGCCCGTTCCGGCGGGGGCCAAGGTCGCCCCGCTGTACCTCGCGCACCTGATGGCCAACGAGCGCTTCTTCCCCATGAAGTCCCGGCGGCTGGGCCCCGGCCTCATGGGCGCCGAGGTCCTCGCTCCCCGGGCCAACCTGGCGAAGATCGTGGAGAAGGCGCTGGAGGTATGCGCTCGGCACGGCATCGAGCCCATGCTGGAGGTGCACTTCCTGGACGATGGGGACGGCATGCTGCTGTGCTATTACATCACCAATCAGACGCGCCAGCTGAAGTACACCATGGACTCGTTCCGCGGCCTCCTTATCTCCAAGGCCCTGTACGATGAGGGCGCCAAGCCGTACTCGTTCGGGGTGTGGAACCACTCCTTCGCGGATCAGGCCGATCCCGAGGAGGCCAAGGCGCTGGCCGAGGCCAAGAAGCAGCTGGATCCCCAGAACATCATGAACCGCGGCAAGTACCCCCACCTCGGCGGGAAGTTCGGCGGCCTGCCGGCAGCGTTCTTCAGCCCCGCCGTGCTGGGATCGGCATTAAGATTGGTAAACAAGCTGGGCAAGGTGTCCGCAACGGGCATCAACGTCATAGCCTCCGGCGACCTGATGGTCAGGGAGGAGAAGGATGAGCTTCTGGACGCCGCGGACCAGTGCGCCATGTGCGGCGCCTGCGTCGGGGTGTGCCCGGCATACACGCTCACCAGGGACGAGCGGGTGACCGCGAGGGGCAAGCTGCTCACCGCCCGGCAGATGTCCACCGGCAAGCCGATAAGCGAGGAGCACGCGCATCTCACCTTCCTGTGCATGCGGTGCAAGGCCTGCGAGCAGGTCTGCCAGTCCAAGCTGGCCCTGGTTCCCCTATACGAGATCATGGAGAGGAAGCTCGCCCAGCAGCACGGCCGGGACGATGAGCAGATCAAGCGGTTCATCGAGGTCGCCGAGCACTCCGCCTTCTACGACGCTCTAGTGGACCGCGGGCTGGTGCTGGGAGCGCCCGGCAAGAACGTGGAAGGGAGGCTGTGA
- a CDS encoding class I SAM-dependent methyltransferase, with translation MQEEINQQKQWDSAYANSREFFGREPSELATVALSWMRENLVQTVLELGCGQGRDTWYFAENGIMVTALDYSEESIYQMKRTAKMECQEGVVSAIVHDARERLPFEDETFDAVYSHMFFTMEFTEDDIQKMLDDCLRVLKPGGFHIFSVRNDHDPHYGKFEPQGEDMWKNPLGFVVRFFSEEKLRQLANGSILLWIREFVDGAPPFSRTLYEVVLQKPGLPVHS, from the coding sequence ATGCAGGAGGAGATCAACCAGCAGAAGCAGTGGGATAGCGCGTACGCCAACTCTCGGGAATTCTTCGGAAGGGAGCCGAGCGAGCTTGCGACCGTCGCCCTGTCCTGGATGAGAGAAAACCTTGTTCAAACCGTTCTGGAGCTGGGCTGCGGCCAGGGACGGGATACCTGGTACTTCGCCGAGAACGGCATCATGGTCACCGCGCTCGATTATTCGGAGGAGAGCATCTACCAGATGAAGAGAACGGCGAAGATGGAGTGCCAGGAAGGTGTCGTCTCGGCTATAGTCCACGATGCCCGCGAGCGTCTGCCGTTCGAGGACGAAACGTTCGACGCCGTGTACTCGCACATGTTCTTCACCATGGAGTTCACCGAGGACGATATCCAGAAGATGCTCGACGACTGCCTTCGCGTCCTGAAGCCGGGCGGCTTTCACATCTTCTCGGTGCGCAACGATCACGATCCTCACTACGGCAAGTTCGAGCCGCAGGGGGAGGACATGTGGAAGAACCCCCTGGGCTTCGTGGTCCGCTTCTTCTCCGAGGAGAAGCTCCGGCAGCTGGCCAACGGCTCCATTCTGTTGTGGATAAGGGAGTTCGTGGACGGCGCCCCGCCCTTCAGCCGGACGCTGTACGAGGTGGTGCTGCAGAAACCGGGGCTGCCGGTGCACTCCTGA